The Lycium barbarum isolate Lr01 chromosome 11, ASM1917538v2, whole genome shotgun sequence genome contains the following window.
atttttatgtatatcgtCATTGAGAGACTGCTGAAGTGTAATGCAAAAACTGCCATATCAATTTGCTCCAATTTTATGTTTTAGGCATATAAATATGATCACTGCTTAACGTACTCTGTGAATCTACCACTATTTGCATTCTGGTACTTATTGAGtttctttttcatttatttgattTCCCTCTTAATAATTTCGCTTTGTTGGATTAGAAATAAAGAAATTATCTGCTATGGAGGAAGTTCATTTTTACTGCAGAAGTTGCTCGACTAAGTTAACCAAGGGTATCAGGTAGGGCTCTTCTTTTTTTCAGTTAGACAGACAATGCTCATTAGTTATTTCACTTGAATGCCATGGcatgtttctaaatatttattttttatcagATTATTTAATGAGATGCCATCAGTCGACTGGCAAGATGTTGCAGATAATTGGTTTGGGACATGTTGTTGCTCGTTTGGTGGTATTAGTGAAAAGCTGGTCAGGCAATTTGCAAAGTCATATTCATGTACAACTGGTGTTTGCCTTATAACTGGTGCatctgttattatatgcaaagaGGACCTCATCGGATGTGAATTTCCTGAGCCGAAAGGGGACCAAACTTATGATTCTGAGGTGAACTCAGCCGAGATGGCAGAaaatattggggtgaaaccaAGCAATGGAGTTGTTGAAAAGGTGATATATGGTGATAGCTCAACATGCATACCTTTAACGTTAAAGGATGAAGACAAAATGAAGTCATTGGCGGGAGTTTCTTCCGAGGCAAACGGTCACCTTAGTAACCACAGTAATGGCTGTTGTACTAATAATCATAGTGAAAGATTTTCAAAGGAGAAAGAACATGAAATGAATAATGAACTCTTAGATAAGCAGAAAATATTTCTTAAAGGCTGCCTTGGGGATGCTTTTATGTTGAGACATTCTAATCTTTCCAAAGATGTCAAGTGGATTGAATTTCCCTGTCCTAAATGTTCATCTCTTATTGGATCATATCCTTCCTCCACTGATAATGCACCATTGGATGATGGAGTTCGGCTATACAAATATAAGATATCTACCTGTTTGCCTGTCCAGGGATTGAATGATACATTTAGGTAAACCATCTATCATTTTCCTGCTATATTTAATTTATCTTGTAGGGCATTCTCTTATATCTTTCTTCTTAAACTCAAACTTCCTTCCAACTTGTAGTTCCTGAAACCATATGGAGCCTGTAATTAGGAAATTTAGTTATATAGATGTGTCCTTTATGTTATACGTTTCTTGACATTTTTTCCTATTAACGTCTCATGCTTAACATCTCAGGGAGTTtatgtctttctttctttctttctttggaaaGCTGAAAATTAGATGGGAACAGTAACTTTTTCAATGGCGCAGTAAATGCTAAATAGTTTTCTAGTGCAATAAATTAGATGTTGGCCTGTCCGAGAGTTGAACAAGTCATTCCCTGATAGAGAGAAGTGCTTAGGATAGAGTCTATTTCCTCTATCTTTCATTTATTTCCACTACTGATGTGCTATGCATAAGGAAGATACCTACCAAAGTAAAAGATGAGCTATAGAGAGGTCATGGGGCCAGCAATGTTATGCAGGATTAAATATTGGGCCTTTAAAGCCCAAAATATCCTCAAGAATAGAAATGTTGATGTTATAGGTAAATGCATGTAGTTTACAAGATAAAAACTGATCACAATCAACGTAGGTGCAAGTAGCACATAAAAGATTGAGATTGTTTGGCCATCTTCTGCATAGACCTccaagtaggggtgggcgttcggttgtacggttcggttttttcaaagttcggttcggtatttcggtttcggttttttttaAGTGGAAaccgaacaccgcaccgaattagttcggttcggttcggtttcggttttctAATTCGGTTTTTTGGCATTGGTTAAGCAATAGTCACCCGTTACCAAATGATTCATGATCAACATATCAAGAATGTCTTTAGTACCAGCACTAGCTAGCAACAGCAGCAGCAGGCAGCAGCAGCCAGCACCAGCCACCAGCAGCAGCAGCCAGCAACTGCCGCAGCTGAAACTTGGAGGAAGAAATTGATAGACAAGGAAGTTCTTTCTCTCAGACAAATCAGAATCTTAAATTTCAGACAGTATTATTCATCTCAGTGCCTTGGGATACTTTTAAATTGATattgatatatattatatattgatataaaaaaatattatattaaatattcggttaaaccgaaattccgaaaccgaacaccgaaccgaacaccgaaccgaacaccgaatttgctatttaaaaaaatcggaaccgaaccgaaacaccgaaaaccgaaaaaccgaattcattcggttcggtttttcggttttcggtatttatgcccacccctacctCCAAGTGCACCACTCTGGAGGTGTGACACTTGATTATTAAGGTGCTAAAGGGGACCAGTCagacccgcaagggtggctcagttggttgagcatggggctttcataatggaggtctcaggttcgaaaccccctgcctacaacAGCAGAGgctttgccttctgggtcgagctcgtcgcacggggcttgcctagtgcggattatatctcctgtgtggtttgtgaGCTATTGCATAGGAGCTGGATTTAtcttgtgcgcacccgaagggtagccgctgtgggttcccatgtcatctaaaaaaaaaaaaaaattgggggggggggggggcagtcaGATTTATGATTACACGGGTGGATACAATTTCGGAGAAGCAATGCGGACTTAACTATAGACAGAATACAATTGAGGCAAATTATCCATATTGGTGATACAATTAGTTGGGATCAAGACTTAGTTGTTTCATATTATGTCTGATGTATATCATGAGTTTTTGTTTAGTTAGAGACTTTACATTGGTGTTTTGGAACTAATTTGAAATTGAGAGACAATTGATTATTGATTGATTTTGATTTGTGATGTCTTCATAACCCTACTCTGGGGGACAGGGAATATACTTTGGAAAGGATGTTTTCACGTCAATTGCTTGAAGCTGCACAAGATGAAGTATCATTTCGGACTGTTGTCAGAGATATACACACCAAAAGTGCACTTTCACAAATTGTTCTCCTAAACCCAAACGCATGGTGCTATAGTGGATGTTGCAGGCATGACATGGAACCAGTGGCCAAGATTAATATGTACCCCATTGTCAAGTTATTGTTCTCTGCAACCATCAAGGGCATGGAACTTGAACACAGGTGATTGCTTTCTCTACTCTAGCTGGcccttttcttctttcttttgatGTCGTCTGTATGCATTTATTGGTATCTTCCCTCTATCTCTGCCTTTATGTTGGGTGGGGGAACAAAAGAGgaagctggggggggggggggggggaggagttAGGTGTTCAAACTTTTGGAGGACCTTACAAGATTCATATTGTCATGTGTGTCAATAGGAAAGTTGGCATGAaatactaagtaggcgtttggccacaGATTCCAAATATCTCagtttatttggaatttatgtagatggagttgtgtttggttatactttttgtAAAGGAGATAATAGAGCACTTTATATGGAACTTATGACAATGGAGTTGTAAAACAGGTTTGGAACACTTTTCCAAATTTGGAATCCAACTCCAAGTTGAATTTGGAAATTTTTTAACCATACACTGGTtttgaaataaagtgaaaagtTATTTAGGGAAAatgtgaataattctcatggccaaacgggttaaGACATACTGTTCTCGGACTCTTTAGAGATCAGAGGGTGTTGCGACTGATTTGAAAAGAAATCGTTTTTGAACACTCTCCAAGATGTTGCCCTGTTACACATAAAAGCCCAAGTGGGGCCTTAAGAAGCCGGGCTCTGCATTTTACATTAGAAATCCAACTAAAGGTTATGAAGATAAATCTTGTAGGACTTGCTGAGAATAAGACAATCATCCATAAGACTTGTTATTACTTTATCTGTTTCAACATTATCAGATGCCACATGTTCCTGTGGCCACTCTCTTCTTTTCTCTCAATTCATGCGCTTCTTACCAATTACTCCTTTTCCTATCCATTTTAAAAGTTCCTTGGCTGAGATTAAACTTTATGTTTTGCAGGAAAGTAGAAGAATGGGTGACCAAAAATCAAGCAGATGAAGTGTACATGTTGCCATCTCAAGTGACGGAACTAATTACAAATTTGGAGATGGTAAATAATATGTTGCCACCATCACATATGCTGTTGCAGGGTTTCTATATGTCATCCTTGAAGAGATAAAGGGTAAGGCGTGGCAATCTCACTCAAATGATCCTTGTGTTCATTTACTCGAAATTATCTAGAAGGAGCAACACTCTTCGTATGTACAGTTCTAATGTGGTTACAAGCATTGGCTTAAAATG
Protein-coding sequences here:
- the LOC132617196 gene encoding uncharacterized protein LOC132617196 encodes the protein MSSKNPSKWGFTWEAQSHISTLRLILFNPKFKPSIQCTNIKVNLIIEQSLLTVNFNETSVRVPVPRVLIDPEEPVHFRAFDDHIEVKLSLLLPVNHPLVAGLDLSDPDDKPGSDTCFPFSVNNEIKKLSAMEEVHFYCRSCSTKLTKGIRLFNEMPSVDWQDVADNWFGTCCCSFGGISEKLVRQFAKSYSCTTGVCLITGASVIICKEDLIGCEFPEPKGDQTYDSEVNSAEMAENIGVKPSNGVVEKVIYGDSSTCIPLTLKDEDKMKSLAGVSSEANGHLSNHSNGCCTNNHSERFSKEKEHEMNNELLDKQKIFLKGCLGDAFMLRHSNLSKDVKWIEFPCPKCSSLIGSYPSSTDNAPLDDGVRLYKYKISTCLPVQGLNDTFREYTLERMFSRQLLEAAQDEVSFRTVVRDIHTKSALSQIVLLNPNAWCYSGCCRHDMEPVAKINMYPIVKLLFSATIKGMELEHRKVEEWVTKNQADEVYMLPSQVTELITNLEMVNNMLPPSHMLLQGFYMSSLKR